The following nucleotide sequence is from Patescibacteria group bacterium.
CTGGCGCTTTTGATTATTTTAATTCCAATTTCAAGGATTTGGATGCTGTTATCTTAACTCGCGGGGGAGGAAGTTTGGAAGACTTGCAGAGTTTTAATACCGAGGAAGTGGCAAGAGCAATTTTTTCCAGCAAATTTCCCGTTGTTTGCGGAGTAGGGCATGAAAAGGATGTTTCCATAGCGGATATGGTGTGCGATTTAAGAGCTTCTACCCCCTCCAACTCGGCAGAGCTTATAGCGGAGCAAAAAGAGTATGTGCTGTCAAAAATAACTGCCAACTTTAATTATTTATATAATACCCTTAATAATTTAAAAGAAGAGAAAAAACATAATGTCCAAAAAAATATAATGCTTTTAGAAAGTTCTTTGATAACCAAAGCGGAAAAAATTCGCGCCAAAATGAAAGACTTTCGTTTTCAATTTGAAAAGTTTGGGATGTCCGTTGAATATAAGATATCCCAAGTGGACGAGAATCTGCGACTTCTAAGAAGTTTGGATTACAAAAATGTTTTAAGACGGGGCTTTAGCATTACTTATAATCAGGAAGGGAATATTCTAAAGAGAGTAGGGGACGCTTTGCCAAATTCAACCATTACAACCGAACTTTTAGATGGTAGAATAATATCTGAAATATTAAAGGAGACACCTTTGAAAAAGGTG
It contains:
- the xseA gene encoding exodeoxyribonuclease VII large subunit is translated as MEKIFKVSEFNEFINVYLNQVGEITVEGEISQINISQGKWLFMTIKDESSSVEVFGILNTLPNYNLLEEGMLVHIYGVPRLYQKTGRFSISATQIMLAGEGSLKIAFEKLKSSLEKEGLFEESRKRVLPMFPQKIGLITAKNSQAYYDFIKVLKARMGGIKIYFYPVSVQGRESANSITGAFDYFNSNFKDLDAVILTRGGGSLEDLQSFNTEEVARAIFSSKFPVVCGVGHEKDVSIADMVCDLRASTPSNSAELIAEQKEYVLSKITANFNYLYNTLNNLKEEKKHNVQKNIMLLESSLITKAEKIRAKMKDFRFQFEKFGMSVEYKISQVDENLRLLRSLDYKNVLRRGFSITYNQEGNILKRVGDALPNSTITTELLDGRIISEILKETPLKKVSP